One window of Chloroflexus aggregans DSM 9485 genomic DNA carries:
- a CDS encoding Yip1 family protein: protein MESFSYFLRLSTAGLLLDVESFRMQRDNPRTLRDGFVVVLLIGVLVGAAGIIGNLLSMLAMPDPQAFLDVIKSHLERAAFVTELQRANPGFNLDPVFDQLTRLINVLRWSGLIGAVITPVVYLISWLVYSAVAHVAARMLGGEGSFAQTLGCTALASGANWLAVVQIVPFAQVAGTTILGLIGCYLGLRAAHHLPAWRAFWATLIGPIFLGLLLIVLGCGALAVLIAVGQGGR from the coding sequence ATGGAGTCATTTTCCTATTTCTTGCGATTAAGTACTGCTGGACTGCTGCTTGATGTTGAGAGCTTTCGGATGCAGCGTGATAATCCGAGGACACTGCGCGATGGCTTTGTAGTAGTCCTGCTCATCGGTGTACTGGTTGGAGCCGCCGGTATCATCGGTAATCTGCTGAGTATGCTGGCAATGCCTGATCCGCAGGCGTTCCTCGATGTGATCAAGAGTCATCTCGAACGCGCAGCATTTGTGACCGAATTGCAGCGCGCGAATCCGGGTTTCAATCTTGATCCGGTTTTTGACCAACTGACACGTCTCATCAATGTCTTACGCTGGAGTGGTCTGATCGGTGCTGTGATAACGCCGGTTGTCTATCTCATCAGTTGGCTCGTCTACAGTGCTGTTGCCCATGTGGCAGCGCGTATGTTGGGTGGTGAAGGGTCGTTTGCACAGACCTTGGGTTGCACAGCACTCGCCAGTGGCGCCAATTGGTTGGCGGTGGTCCAGATCGTCCCGTTTGCCCAAGTCGCCGGGACAACCATCCTTGGCTTAATCGGGTGTTACCTTGGTTTGCGGGCAGCGCATCATCTGCCGGCGTGGCGAGCGTTTTGGGCAACGCTCATCGGGCCGATCTTCCTCGGTCTGTTACTGATCGTACTCGGCTGTGGAGCGCTGGCAGTATTGATCGCTGTCGGTCAAGGGGGGCGCTGA